The following is a genomic window from Geobacillus subterraneus.
GATGCCGCAGAGGGTGGCGATGCTCGCCGCAAGGAAAAAGGTGAAAATCAAAATCGTCAAGTTGATCAAAAAAGAAGAAGTCGCGAACGCGGCCCTCACTTCTGGTAAAATAGGAGTGTAAATCGTTTGGGGAAACGGGCCGAGAAACGCGGCGAGCGAAACAAGATATACAACGAGCTGGCGTTTCATGTTTTTCCCCTTTCTTTCCCTGTGCATCGTTATGATTATACTCCCGCTGTTTCCGCTTTTGGAAACGAAATGCTTATGGAAAAAAGGTGGAGATGCAGGATGGAACGATGGTTGATTCGTGATGCAACGGCGGCGGATTTGCCGCACATTGTCCGCATTTATAACGAAACGATCCCAAGCCGGATGGTGACGGCGGATTTGGAGCCGGTGTCGGTGGAAAGCCGGGAAGCGTGGTTTGAAGCGCATGATCCTCACCATCGGCCGCTCTGGGTGGTGGAAGATGGCGGCGAGATTTGCGCCTGGCTCAGTTTCCAATCGTTTTACGGCCGGCCGGCGTACCGCCATACGGCCGAGGTGAGCATTTATATTGCCGAATCGCACCGCGGCCAAGGGTTGGGAACGAAGCTGCTCAAGCAAGCGGTCGACAAGGCGCCGGCGCTTGGGATGAAGACGCTGCTCGGCTTTATTTTTGCCCATAATGAGCCAAGCTTGCGGCTTTTTTCCCGCTTCGGGTTTGAACGATGGGGCTATTTTCCGCGCATTGCTGAGCTTGATGGCATCGAACGCGATTTAGTCATCGTCGGCAAGCGGCTCGTATAAAATGGTGATGGATCGGGCAGTGATAATCATGACGATGTAAGGAAAGAGGGAATGACATGAACGTGATGCCTATTCGGCTGTTTACCATCCAAGATGGGGAAGGATTTGTCGCTGATGCGTTTCAATGCCCGGTGACCGGCAACTTGATTTACAAATCGTCCGGCACACCGTCGGTCATTGCATACACCGAATTGACCGATGAGCAAATCATGCGCCTCGAAAAATACGGCTTCCGTCGGCTCGGGGCGGAACCGGGGCGAATAGCTGGCGGGGACGCCGGCATTGAAGAGTTGCTTCCGAAGCAATGACCAGAAACAACGGGCATGGAAAAGCAGCGTTTGCGGAAATCGTTGAGGAAGCTGCTTTCAAGGCGTGACGGAACGAGCGGCTAAGGGAACCTTGCTTTCCATCAAAAAAGACCTGTCCGATGGGGACAGGCCTTTTTTATTCGCGATCATCATTTCAACTGACGGATGAGCCAATACACCGCTGCCGCCGCCGCCGCGCCGAGCAGCGTGTAAAGAATCGGATGCCCGGATCGTTCGGAAGCGGATGCTTCTTGCTCACGGCTAGGCGCACGATCGGTTTGGTTCATCTCCTCTTCAGCTTGTGGATCGGTGTTCGGCGTTCCCTCCCGCTTCGTGTCCGATGTTGATTCTCGCTTCGTTTCCGAACTAGCCCTTTCATTTCCTGCAACGGAGCGCCCGCCGTACATGCCGACGCC
Proteins encoded in this region:
- a CDS encoding GNAT family N-acetyltransferase; the protein is MERWLIRDATAADLPHIVRIYNETIPSRMVTADLEPVSVESREAWFEAHDPHHRPLWVVEDGGEICAWLSFQSFYGRPAYRHTAEVSIYIAESHRGQGLGTKLLKQAVDKAPALGMKTLLGFIFAHNEPSLRLFSRFGFERWGYFPRIAELDGIERDLVIVGKRLV